One window from the genome of Pseudomonas frederiksbergensis encodes:
- a CDS encoding PLP-dependent aminotransferase family protein, whose amino-acid sequence MTLYVNLAELLGTRIEQGFYRPGDRLPSVRALSSEHGVSLSTVQQAYRMLEDSGLATPKPKSGYFVPVSRELPDLPAVGRPAQRPVDISQWDQVLELIRAIPRKDVVQLGRGMPDIHSPTMKPLLRSLAQISRRQDMPGLYYDNIYGNLELREQIARLSLDSGCQLGANDLIVTTGCHEALSVSVRATCEQGDIVAVDSPSFHGAMQTLKGLGMKALEIPTDPLTGISLEALELALEQWPIKAIQLTPSCNNPLGYIMPEANKRALLTLAQRFDVAIIEDDVYGELAYTYPRPRTIKSFDEDGRVLLCSSFSKTLAPGLRVGWVAPGRYLERVLHMKYISTGSTAPQPQIAIAEFLKAGHFEPHLRRMRGQYQRNRDVMIDWVSRYFPQGTRASRPRGSFMLWVELPEGFDTLKLNRMLHDQGVQIAVGSIFSASGKYRNCLRMNYAAKPTAQIEDAVRKVGTAAGRLLADVPDGP is encoded by the coding sequence ATGACTCTGTACGTGAATCTCGCCGAGCTGCTCGGCACCCGTATCGAACAGGGCTTCTACCGCCCCGGTGACCGGCTGCCGTCGGTGCGTGCCTTGAGCTCCGAACATGGGGTGAGCCTGAGCACGGTCCAGCAGGCTTATCGCATGCTGGAAGACAGCGGCCTGGCGACTCCGAAACCCAAGTCCGGATATTTCGTCCCGGTCAGCCGGGAACTGCCGGACCTGCCAGCGGTAGGCCGTCCAGCCCAGCGCCCGGTAGACATTTCCCAATGGGACCAGGTGCTCGAACTGATACGCGCCATACCGCGCAAGGACGTGGTGCAACTGGGCCGCGGCATGCCGGATATCCACTCGCCGACGATGAAACCCTTGCTGCGTAGCCTGGCGCAGATCAGCCGGCGACAAGACATGCCCGGCCTGTATTACGACAATATCTACGGCAATCTGGAACTGCGCGAACAGATCGCCCGGCTGTCGCTGGATTCCGGCTGCCAACTGGGCGCCAACGACCTGATCGTCACCACCGGGTGCCATGAAGCATTGTCCGTCAGCGTTCGCGCCACGTGCGAGCAAGGGGACATCGTCGCGGTGGACTCTCCCAGCTTCCACGGCGCCATGCAGACGCTCAAAGGCCTGGGCATGAAAGCCTTGGAAATCCCCACCGACCCACTCACCGGCATCAGCCTGGAAGCCTTGGAGCTGGCGTTGGAACAATGGCCGATCAAGGCCATACAGTTGACGCCTAGCTGCAACAACCCGCTGGGCTACATCATGCCCGAGGCCAACAAGCGCGCCTTGTTGACCTTGGCACAGCGTTTCGATGTGGCGATTATCGAAGACGATGTGTATGGCGAACTGGCTTACACCTACCCACGCCCACGCACGATAAAGTCCTTCGACGAAGACGGTCGCGTCCTGCTCTGCAGCTCTTTTTCCAAGACCCTGGCGCCGGGCTTGCGAGTGGGCTGGGTTGCACCCGGCCGCTATCTGGAACGGGTGCTGCACATGAAATACATCAGCACCGGATCCACCGCGCCGCAGCCCCAGATCGCCATTGCAGAATTTCTCAAGGCTGGCCATTTCGAGCCGCATTTGCGCAGGATGCGTGGGCAATACCAGCGAAATCGCGACGTAATGATCGACTGGGTGAGCCGATATTTTCCCCAGGGCACCCGCGCCAGTCGCCCCCGGGGCAGCTTCATGCTCTGGGTCGAACTGCCGGAAGGTTTCGATACGCTGAAGCTCAACCGCATGCTTCATGATCAAGGAGTACAGATCGCCGTCGGCAGTATTTTTTCGGCGTCAGGCAAGTACCGCAATTGCCTGCGCATGAACTACGCGGCCAAGCCAACGGCACAAATCGAGGATGCCGTGCGCAAAGTCGGCACAGCAGCCGGCAGACTGCTGGCGGACGTGCCCGATGGTCCCTGA
- a CDS encoding fimbria/pilus outer membrane usher protein — MIYTTLVPAGPFTLRDLPLISDRVDLQVSVFEENGERRDFHVPAADVRPARLGAVSSYGLAAGKIRQFAGGERDTPAFFAASRDWRWGPQTQTSAGWMGAEGYQSVGWGISQALTRTTILGLQQLGSRTAPGTRGQEVQARLNTVVGAGLTVGLTAGQRSSGFRYLSEASLDPAVGDPFARATHHWSLSLRRADSSWGAISGSLTRYKGAGGNGNSRISTAWSRAFDWATFSLSVEHDRAEQAGRTGVFANVGVPLGRNRRLSTSARHDDSRGLRTGARYTEQVSDSLGYSIGADRSADGRNDLNARLNALPRYTSAELGYAQTSAGARHYDLTLRGGLAMHEEGVTPSPYPLRDTFGLLKVGDSAGIKIGTSQGPVWTDGAGRAVAAALPAYQASRIEIDTVSLPRNVEVPNGFQEVRAARGAVPRLDFQAGMVRRLMLYVRNEEGTPVAKGLGVYDHDGQYLTTVVDAGLVYLEDAPDVVRLNVTRADERVCRLEFDTRQLPASTEPYDRLEVACQEG; from the coding sequence GTGATTTACACCACGCTGGTGCCCGCGGGGCCGTTCACGTTGCGCGATCTACCGTTGATCAGTGACCGGGTGGACCTGCAAGTCAGCGTGTTTGAAGAGAACGGCGAACGTCGCGACTTTCATGTGCCTGCCGCGGATGTGCGTCCGGCAAGGCTCGGGGCTGTATCCAGTTATGGGTTGGCGGCAGGCAAGATCAGGCAGTTCGCTGGGGGCGAGCGTGACACGCCGGCTTTCTTTGCGGCCAGCCGGGATTGGCGATGGGGCCCGCAGACCCAGACAAGCGCAGGGTGGATGGGGGCCGAAGGGTACCAGTCCGTGGGCTGGGGGATCTCCCAGGCATTGACCCGAACGACAATACTAGGCCTGCAACAGCTAGGTTCACGCACGGCGCCAGGCACTCGTGGCCAAGAAGTGCAGGCTAGGCTCAACACCGTGGTGGGCGCCGGGCTAACCGTCGGACTGACGGCCGGCCAGCGCAGTTCCGGGTTTCGATATCTGTCCGAGGCGAGTCTCGACCCTGCCGTTGGTGATCCGTTTGCCCGGGCGACCCATCACTGGAGTCTATCGCTGAGGCGGGCGGATTCGTCGTGGGGCGCAATCAGCGGATCGCTGACTCGCTACAAAGGCGCGGGCGGGAACGGCAACTCGCGCATCAGTACGGCATGGTCACGGGCATTCGATTGGGCGACGTTTTCATTGAGTGTCGAGCATGACCGGGCTGAACAGGCAGGCAGGACCGGTGTGTTCGCCAATGTTGGTGTGCCCTTGGGGCGTAACCGAAGGCTGAGCACTTCCGCTCGTCACGATGATTCACGGGGGCTGCGTACGGGCGCGCGCTATACCGAGCAGGTCAGTGACAGCCTGGGTTACAGCATCGGTGCAGACCGTTCCGCCGATGGCCGGAACGACCTCAATGCCAGGCTCAACGCCTTGCCCCGTTACACCAGCGCCGAGCTGGGATATGCCCAGACCAGCGCTGGCGCGCGTCATTATGACCTGACGTTGCGCGGCGGGCTGGCGATGCATGAGGAGGGTGTTACGCCTTCGCCGTATCCGCTGCGCGACACGTTTGGTCTGCTCAAGGTCGGCGACTCCGCGGGAATCAAGATTGGCACTTCCCAAGGGCCCGTCTGGACCGACGGCGCGGGGCGTGCAGTGGCGGCCGCGTTGCCGGCCTACCAGGCGAGCCGCATTGAGATCGACACGGTCAGCTTGCCGCGCAACGTCGAAGTGCCTAACGGGTTCCAAGAAGTGCGCGCGGCGCGTGGCGCGGTCCCGCGGCTCGACTTCCAGGCCGGCATGGTTCGCCGTCTGATGCTGTACGTGCGCAACGAAGAAGGCACGCCCGTGGCGAAAGGCCTGGGCGTCTATGACCATGATGGGCAGTACCTGACGACGGTAGTCGACGCTGGCCTGGTCTACCTGGAGGACGCCCCCGACGTGGTTCGGCTCAACGTGACGCGTGCCGATGAGCGAGTCTGCCGTCTGGAATTCGACACCCGCCAATTGCCCGCTTCAACCGAACCCTACGACCGTCTCGAGGTGGCTTGCCAGGAAGGCTGA
- a CDS encoding FimD/PapC N-terminal domain-containing protein codes for MRLGVLWRLGGSLVLMSIARAEASAQASAEFDRSVLQARGVDPDVAEYFRRAARFAAGRHRVALSVNGIPSGQVMARFDSEGQLCLDANLLERAGIATSFNAYPGAGDSQCVSVTQGLAGAQVRLDPGQNLVHLVVPADWLLRPAESRGSWDSGGVAGVLNYDALVIAGSAAGQSSSYRSVGTELGFNAGDWVVRSRQNYTSFQGVTRFETLYTQASKTWERFDAHVQLGQLNMRSPLFSTGPFTGVQIFPENALSSGGMGWGLDRWSTGWPIRRPGSRSARAQ; via the coding sequence ATGCGCCTGGGTGTCCTTTGGCGGCTTGGCGGCAGCCTGGTCTTGATGTCGATTGCCCGGGCCGAGGCCTCGGCACAAGCATCCGCTGAATTTGACCGCTCGGTGCTGCAGGCCCGGGGAGTGGATCCGGATGTCGCCGAATATTTTCGCCGCGCCGCACGCTTTGCTGCTGGGCGCCATCGTGTCGCCTTGAGCGTCAATGGCATTCCATCCGGGCAGGTCATGGCGAGGTTCGATAGTGAAGGGCAGCTGTGCCTCGATGCGAACCTGCTTGAGCGCGCGGGTATTGCCACGTCGTTTAATGCGTATCCCGGCGCTGGCGATTCGCAGTGCGTATCTGTTACCCAAGGGTTGGCCGGTGCTCAGGTGCGGCTCGATCCTGGGCAAAACCTTGTGCATCTGGTGGTCCCCGCAGACTGGCTCTTGAGACCCGCCGAGAGCCGTGGAAGCTGGGATTCGGGGGGTGTGGCCGGCGTGTTGAACTACGACGCGCTGGTCATTGCCGGCTCCGCTGCCGGCCAGTCCAGCTCCTATCGCAGCGTGGGCACCGAACTGGGCTTCAATGCGGGAGATTGGGTGGTCCGCAGTCGCCAGAACTACACATCGTTCCAGGGCGTAACGCGTTTCGAGACGTTGTACACCCAGGCTTCCAAGACGTGGGAGCGCTTCGATGCGCATGTTCAACTGGGCCAGTTGAATATGCGTTCGCCGTTGTTTTCCACGGGACCTTTCACGGGTGTGCAAATCTTTCCTGAAAATGCGCTTTCGTCGGGTGGGATGGGTTGGGGGCTGGATCGTTGGTCCACGGGCTGGCCTATTCGACGGCCCGGGTCGAGGTCCGCCAGAGCGCAATAG
- a CDS encoding fimbria/pilus chaperone family protein — MFLRNCLPVLNTVAALCLPFIASSAQAAGMVPETPVVIVDQGKGEATLNIKNTDEQPALLYSSVLDVPEDLEPLLLVNPPVARVEPGQSQQVRFILHSGAPLQTERLKRVVFEGIKARPAAGGAQISMGVRQNIPVIIRPAHLAIERMPWTRLVWSAKTGQVSVSNPSPYVVRLARSVSLIPGGTTLDLGRTYILPGETLTFTTPSSLGTHVRLFPATTYGFAAASHDARLSLQ, encoded by the coding sequence ATGTTTTTGCGAAATTGCTTGCCGGTATTGAACACGGTGGCAGCGTTGTGCCTGCCATTTATAGCCTCCAGCGCCCAGGCCGCTGGAATGGTCCCGGAAACGCCGGTAGTGATTGTCGATCAGGGCAAGGGTGAGGCGACTCTGAATATCAAGAACACCGATGAACAACCGGCGCTGCTTTACAGCTCTGTCTTGGATGTTCCAGAGGACTTGGAGCCGTTGCTCCTGGTCAATCCGCCTGTGGCTCGGGTCGAGCCCGGGCAGAGCCAGCAGGTGCGTTTTATCCTGCACAGTGGCGCTCCTTTGCAGACGGAGCGGCTCAAGCGCGTGGTGTTCGAAGGCATCAAGGCGCGTCCCGCGGCTGGTGGCGCACAGATTTCCATGGGCGTGCGTCAGAACATCCCGGTCATTATTCGCCCGGCACACCTGGCGATTGAGCGAATGCCTTGGACGCGACTGGTCTGGAGCGCCAAGACCGGGCAGGTCAGCGTGAGCAATCCCAGCCCCTACGTCGTCAGGCTGGCAAGATCAGTGAGTTTGATTCCAGGCGGTACGACACTTGATCTGGGGCGGACCTATATTTTGCCTGGGGAAACGTTGACGTTCACCACCCCCTCGAGCCTGGGCACCCATGTGCGGCTGTTCCCAGCCACTACCTACGGGTTTGCGGCGGCGAGTCATGACGCACGCTTGAGCCTGCAATAA
- a CDS encoding DUF1120 domain-containing protein, whose amino-acid sequence MLKKPVPCKVFSYIKILPDGQRYAGIGRVVGSLSPIAIAWLHPFLFCRYVTMKKLLLASCLAAASTPLIAQAASVDLNVTGRVIPTSCIPAFAGGSDVNLGRIFSSTLAPDRQNDLPQRDISLQITCSAPASVEIAVTDNRGASKVPGLAFNGRSGEELYYGLGSTQGVGIGGFGLLSGLPRADGVPQILLARTLANPSWSVPTNGLITNAPTTYSWGSSLANGPAPARLHTLPMKVAAAIRATSELPPTTDEFDLDGSVTFDVFYL is encoded by the coding sequence ATGCTGAAAAAGCCAGTTCCTTGCAAAGTCTTTTCCTACATAAAAATCCTACCTGATGGGCAACGATACGCAGGCATTGGACGGGTGGTTGGTTCTCTTTCCCCGATTGCCATTGCATGGCTGCATCCCTTTCTCTTTTGCAGGTACGTGACTATGAAAAAACTACTCTTGGCCAGCTGTTTGGCCGCTGCCTCTACACCCTTGATCGCCCAGGCGGCCAGTGTTGATTTGAACGTGACAGGCCGCGTTATCCCGACATCCTGCATTCCGGCATTTGCTGGCGGTAGCGATGTCAATCTCGGTCGGATTTTCTCTTCGACCCTGGCGCCCGACAGGCAGAACGATCTTCCCCAGCGCGATATCAGCTTGCAAATCACCTGTAGCGCCCCGGCATCCGTGGAGATTGCCGTCACCGATAATCGCGGTGCATCCAAGGTTCCCGGTCTGGCATTCAATGGTCGTTCGGGCGAAGAACTGTATTACGGCCTGGGCAGCACCCAGGGGGTTGGAATCGGTGGTTTCGGTCTGTTGAGTGGCTTGCCGCGGGCTGATGGTGTCCCGCAGATCTTGCTGGCGCGAACGCTGGCCAATCCGAGCTGGAGTGTTCCGACCAATGGTTTGATTACCAATGCGCCGACGACTTACTCCTGGGGTTCAAGCTTGGCAAACGGCCCTGCTCCTGCTCGTCTTCATACATTGCCGATGAAAGTCGCCGCGGCCATCCGCGCCACTTCCGAGTTGCCGCCGACTACCGATGAGTTCGATCTTGATGGTTCGGTCACGTTCGATGTGTTTTACCTCTGA
- a CDS encoding phospholipase D family protein, with product MRPHSTLPFALLLATLLCGCTSLDISREPSQALPAEQSTFGRSVQAQAALHEGRSGFRLLSDSTEAFTARAELIRNAQSSLDLQYYIVHDGISTRMLVDELLKAADRGVRVRILLDDTTSDGQEQTISTLAAHPNIQIRLFNPLHLGRATGVTRSLGRLFNLSLQHRRMHNKLWLADNSMAIVGGRNLGDEYFDAEPNLNFTDIDLLGVGPVAEQLGHSFDQYWNSALSKPIEQFMSHRPAAQELVESRLRLQASLEQTHKENQALYQQLTTYKTQPRLDTWRSQLIWAWNQALWDAPSKVLARDEPDPQLLLTTQLGPELSGVSEELIMISAYFVPGQPGLVYLTSRADAGVSVSLLTNSLEATDVPAVHGGYAPYRKALLQHGVRLFELRRQPGDDGSSPHLFYSKSYGESDSSLHSKAIIFDRQKSFIGSFNFDPRSVLWNTEVGVLVDSPELADQVRELALQGMAPTLSYQARLKDGRLVWTTEDNGKLHDLDREPGSWWRRFNAWFATTIGLESML from the coding sequence TTGAGACCACATTCGACGCTGCCCTTTGCTCTGCTGCTTGCGACGCTTCTCTGCGGCTGTACGAGCCTGGACATTTCTCGCGAGCCCAGCCAGGCGTTGCCAGCGGAGCAATCGACATTCGGTCGCTCAGTCCAGGCCCAGGCCGCGCTTCACGAGGGTCGCTCAGGTTTTCGCCTGCTATCGGACAGCACCGAGGCCTTCACCGCCCGTGCCGAATTGATCCGCAATGCCCAGAGCAGCCTGGACTTGCAGTACTACATCGTCCACGACGGGATCAGCACGCGAATGCTGGTGGACGAGTTGCTCAAGGCCGCCGACCGGGGCGTGCGCGTGCGCATCCTGCTGGACGACACCACCAGCGACGGGCAAGAGCAGACCATCTCGACGCTCGCTGCCCACCCCAACATCCAGATCCGTCTGTTCAACCCTTTGCACCTTGGGCGCGCCACTGGCGTGACCCGCAGCCTCGGACGGCTCTTCAACCTGTCATTGCAACACCGCCGCATGCACAACAAGCTTTGGCTGGCGGACAACAGCATGGCGATCGTCGGGGGCCGAAACCTGGGTGATGAGTACTTCGATGCCGAACCCAACCTGAACTTCACCGACATCGACCTGCTCGGCGTCGGACCGGTGGCCGAGCAGTTGGGACATAGCTTCGACCAATACTGGAACAGCGCCCTGAGCAAGCCCATCGAACAATTCATGTCCCATCGGCCCGCCGCCCAAGAACTGGTCGAAAGCCGCTTGCGCCTGCAAGCGTCCCTGGAGCAGACGCACAAGGAAAACCAGGCGCTGTATCAACAGCTGACCACCTACAAGACCCAGCCACGCCTGGATACCTGGCGCAGTCAATTGATCTGGGCCTGGAACCAGGCGTTGTGGGATGCGCCGAGCAAAGTGCTGGCAAGGGATGAGCCTGATCCCCAATTGCTGCTGACGACGCAACTGGGGCCGGAGCTGAGCGGAGTGAGCGAGGAGTTGATCATGATCTCGGCCTACTTCGTTCCCGGCCAGCCGGGCCTGGTGTACCTGACCAGTCGCGCCGATGCCGGCGTATCGGTGAGCCTGCTGACCAACTCGCTCGAAGCCACTGACGTGCCTGCGGTGCACGGCGGCTATGCGCCGTATCGCAAGGCCCTGTTGCAGCACGGCGTGCGCCTGTTCGAACTTCGACGACAGCCGGGCGATGATGGCAGCAGCCCGCATCTGTTCTATAGCAAGTCCTACGGCGAGTCGGACTCCAGCCTGCACAGCAAGGCGATTATTTTCGACCGGCAAAAGTCCTTCATCGGCTCGTTCAATTTCGACCCGCGCTCGGTTCTGTGGAATACCGAGGTCGGTGTGCTGGTGGACAGCCCGGAGCTTGCCGACCAAGTGCGCGAGCTGGCCTTGCAGGGCATGGCGCCGACCCTGAGTTATCAGGCCCGGCTCAAAGACGGAAGGTTGGTCTGGACCACTGAAGACAACGGCAAGCTACACGACCTGGACCGTGAGCCTGGTAGCTGGTGGCGTCGGTTCAATGCCTGGTTCGCCACCACCATCGGGCTTGAGAGCATGCTTTAG
- a CDS encoding MFS transporter encodes MRWATYFAVLASVLSVGLALGVSMPLVSLRLEGWGYGSFAIGVMAAMPAVGVLVGAKVSSRLAAYFGTAALMRLCLWGGALSIGLLALLPSYPVWLLLRLVIGVVLTLVFILGESWINQLVIEQWRGRLVALYGSSYALSQLSGPLLLGALGTDHDYGFWVGVGLLLVSPLLLLGRSGAPTSEASAVTFKDLWEFCRGLPAIGWAVSLFAAFEAMILTLLPVYCLRQGFGADVALAMVSTVVVGDALLQLPIGALADRLSRRSLFTGCAVVLMVSSLAVPLLIDTLFIWPLWVLFGASAGGLFTLSLILIGERYRDDALVRANAHIAQLWGIGCLVGPLLAGAGSQWISGHALPLFMAAGAFGLVILLLRQGAFGATQPV; translated from the coding sequence ATGCGTTGGGCGACTTATTTCGCCGTGTTGGCGTCTGTCCTGAGTGTCGGCCTGGCGCTGGGCGTGAGCATGCCGCTGGTGTCGCTGCGCCTGGAGGGCTGGGGCTACGGCTCGTTCGCCATCGGCGTGATGGCTGCCATGCCGGCGGTCGGGGTACTGGTCGGGGCCAAGGTTTCGAGCCGGCTGGCGGCGTACTTCGGCACGGCGGCGTTGATGCGCCTGTGCCTCTGGGGTGGGGCGCTGTCCATCGGGTTGCTGGCGCTGTTGCCCAGCTATCCGGTGTGGTTGCTGCTGCGGTTGGTGATTGGCGTGGTCCTGACGCTGGTGTTCATTCTTGGCGAGAGCTGGATCAACCAACTGGTCATCGAACAATGGCGCGGTCGGTTGGTGGCGCTGTATGGCAGCAGCTATGCCCTGAGTCAATTGTCCGGCCCGTTGCTGCTGGGCGCATTGGGGACCGATCACGACTATGGCTTCTGGGTGGGTGTCGGCCTGCTACTGGTCTCGCCGTTGCTGTTGCTTGGCCGCAGCGGGGCGCCCACCAGCGAAGCCAGCGCGGTCACTTTCAAGGATCTGTGGGAATTCTGCCGTGGCTTGCCGGCGATTGGCTGGGCCGTGTCGTTGTTCGCCGCATTCGAAGCCATGATCCTGACACTGCTGCCGGTCTATTGCTTGCGCCAGGGCTTTGGCGCCGATGTCGCGCTGGCGATGGTCAGCACGGTGGTGGTTGGCGATGCCTTGCTGCAACTGCCCATCGGTGCCTTGGCCGATCGCCTTTCGCGTCGGTCGTTGTTCACTGGTTGCGCGGTGGTCTTGATGGTGTCCAGCCTGGCGGTGCCCCTGTTGATCGACACGCTCTTCATCTGGCCGCTGTGGGTACTGTTTGGCGCCAGCGCGGGAGGGCTGTTCACCCTGTCGCTGATTCTGATCGGCGAGCGTTATCGCGACGATGCGCTGGTGCGGGCCAATGCTCATATCGCTCAGCTTTGGGGGATTGGATGCCTGGTCGGTCCTTTGCTGGCGGGGGCGGGCAGCCAATGGATCAGCGGGCATGCGCTGCCCCTGTTCATGGCGGCAGGGGCGTTCGGGTTGGTGATCCTGTTGTTGCGACAAGGGGCTTTCGGAGCGACACAGCCCGTCTAA
- a CDS encoding aldehyde dehydrogenase, translating into MTTLTRADWEQRARDLKIEGRAFINGEYTDAVSGETFDCLSPVDGRQLGKIASCDVADAQRAVENARSTFDSGVWSRLAPSKRKAAMIRFAGLLKQNAEELALLETLDMGKPISDSLNIDVPGAAQALSWSGEAIDKIYDEVAATPHDQLGLVTREPVGVVGAIVPWNFPLMMACWKLGPALSTGNSVVLKPSEKSPLTAIRIAALAIEAGIPKGVLNVLPGYGHTVGKALALHMDVDTLVFTGSTRIAKQLMVYSGESNMKRVWLEAGGKSPNIVFADAPDLQAAAESAASAIAFNQGEVCTAGSRLLVERSIKDTFLPLVIEALKSWKPGNPLDPATNVGALVDTQQMNTVLSYIEAGHSDGAKLVAGGKRILEETGGTYVEPTIFDGVSNAMKIAQEEIFGPVLSVIAFDSAEEAIQIANDTPYGLAAAVWTKDISKAHLTAKALRAGSVWVNQYDGGDMTAPFGGFKQSGNGRDKSLHAFDKYTELKATWIKL; encoded by the coding sequence ATGACCACCCTGACTCGTGCCGACTGGGAACAGCGTGCCCGCGACCTGAAGATCGAAGGCCGCGCGTTCATCAACGGCGAATACACCGATGCGGTGTCCGGCGAAACCTTTGATTGCCTCAGCCCGGTCGATGGGCGCCAGCTGGGCAAGATCGCCAGTTGTGACGTGGCCGACGCCCAGCGCGCCGTCGAAAATGCCCGCTCCACCTTCGATTCCGGCGTCTGGTCGCGCCTGGCGCCGAGCAAGCGCAAAGCTGCGATGATTCGCTTTGCCGGCCTGCTCAAGCAGAACGCCGAGGAGCTTGCCCTGCTGGAAACCCTCGACATGGGCAAGCCCATCAGCGACTCGCTGAATATCGACGTGCCCGGGGCCGCCCAGGCACTGAGCTGGAGCGGTGAAGCCATCGACAAGATCTACGACGAAGTGGCCGCTACGCCGCACGATCAGTTGGGCTTGGTGACCCGCGAACCCGTCGGAGTGGTCGGCGCGATCGTGCCGTGGAACTTCCCGCTGATGATGGCTTGCTGGAAGCTCGGCCCGGCTCTGTCCACGGGCAACTCCGTGGTGCTGAAGCCTTCGGAAAAATCCCCGTTGACCGCGATCCGCATCGCTGCCCTGGCGATTGAGGCCGGCATTCCCAAAGGCGTGCTGAACGTCCTGCCGGGCTACGGCCACACCGTTGGCAAGGCCCTGGCCTTGCACATGGATGTCGATACGCTGGTGTTCACCGGCTCTACGCGGATCGCCAAGCAATTGATGGTCTATTCCGGTGAATCCAACATGAAGCGCGTCTGGCTGGAAGCCGGCGGCAAGAGCCCGAACATCGTATTTGCCGATGCCCCGGACTTGCAAGCCGCCGCCGAATCCGCCGCCAGCGCCATCGCTTTCAACCAAGGCGAAGTCTGCACCGCCGGTTCGCGCCTGCTGGTGGAGCGTTCCATCAAGGACACCTTCCTGCCGCTGGTGATCGAGGCGCTCAAGAGCTGGAAGCCCGGCAACCCGCTGGACCCAGCCACCAATGTCGGCGCCCTGGTCGATACCCAGCAGATGAATACCGTACTGTCCTATATCGAGGCTGGTCACAGCGATGGCGCCAAACTGGTGGCGGGCGGCAAGCGGATCCTCGAGGAAACCGGCGGTACGTATGTCGAACCGACGATTTTCGACGGCGTGAGCAACGCGATGAAAATTGCCCAGGAAGAGATTTTCGGCCCGGTATTGTCCGTCATCGCCTTCGACAGCGCCGAAGAGGCCATCCAGATCGCCAATGACACGCCTTATGGCCTGGCAGCCGCTGTGTGGACCAAGGACATTTCCAAGGCTCACCTGACCGCCAAGGCACTGCGCGCCGGCAGCGTCTGGGTCAACCAGTACGACGGCGGCGACATGACCGCGCCGTTCGGTGGGTTCAAGCAGTCGGGTAACGGCCGGGACAAGTCGTTGCATGCATTCGACAAGTACACCGAGCTGAAGGCGACCTGGATCAAGCTATGA
- a CDS encoding cupin domain-containing protein, producing MSIEDIVDFGQANTPADRYRPDPAKVLKGDPEQAVFNHYNSPCGQMNAGVWEGAVGQWTVNYTEHEYCEIVQGVSVLRDSDGNAKTLRAGDRFVIPAGFKGTWEVLEPCRKIYVVFEAKA from the coding sequence ATGAGCATCGAGGACATCGTCGATTTCGGCCAGGCCAACACCCCCGCCGATCGTTACCGCCCGGATCCGGCCAAGGTGCTCAAGGGGGATCCCGAACAAGCGGTGTTCAATCATTACAACAGCCCATGCGGCCAGATGAATGCCGGGGTCTGGGAAGGCGCCGTCGGCCAGTGGACGGTCAACTATACGGAGCACGAATACTGCGAAATCGTCCAGGGCGTCTCCGTGCTGCGCGACAGCGATGGCAATGCCAAGACGCTTCGGGCCGGCGATCGCTTTGTGATTCCCGCGGGATTCAAGGGCACCTGGGAGGTGCTGGAACCGTGCCGCAAGATCTACGTGGTGTTTGAAGCGAAAGCCTGA
- a CDS encoding peptidase inhibitor produces the protein MPDRNDVIVTPTPNDQCDIAIARYTIGQKCTPELLEEVRALANGAPVRATGPKYPTSWDLRPRRINLQTDANRIIIGIKCG, from the coding sequence ATGCCTGATCGAAACGACGTCATTGTCACGCCCACACCTAACGATCAATGCGACATCGCCATCGCCCGGTACACCATCGGCCAAAAATGCACCCCTGAATTACTTGAAGAGGTTCGAGCCCTGGCCAACGGGGCCCCTGTTCGGGCTACCGGGCCCAAATACCCTACAAGCTGGGATCTTCGCCCGCGACGTATCAATCTTCAGACCGATGCCAACAGGATCATCATCGGCATCAAATGTGGTTGA
- the rpmG gene encoding 50S ribosomal protein L33, with translation MRELIRLISSAGTGHFYTTDKNKRTTPDKIEIKKYDPVVRKHVIYKEGKIK, from the coding sequence ATGCGTGAATTGATTCGTTTGATCTCGAGCGCCGGTACTGGTCACTTCTACACTACCGACAAGAACAAGCGTACTACCCCGGACAAAATCGAGATCAAGAAATATGATCCGGTTGTTCGCAAGCACGTGATCTACAAGGAAGGCAAAATCAAGTAA
- the rpmB gene encoding 50S ribosomal protein L28 — translation MSRVCQVTGKGPVTGNNISHANNKTRRRFLPNLQHHRFWVEEEKRFVRLRVSAKGMRIIDKRGISVVLAELRRDGKV, via the coding sequence ATGTCTAGAGTCTGTCAAGTTACCGGTAAGGGTCCGGTGACTGGGAATAACATTTCCCACGCAAACAACAAAACCCGTCGTCGTTTCCTGCCGAACCTGCAGCATCACCGCTTCTGGGTTGAAGAAGAGAAACGTTTCGTACGTCTGCGCGTATCTGCCAAGGGCATGCGCATCATCGACAAGCGTGGCATCAGTGTCGTGCTGGCCGAACTTCGTCGCGATGGCAAGGTTTAA